Proteins from a genomic interval of Nocardia sp. BMG51109:
- a CDS encoding mycofactocin-coupled SDR family oxidoreductase, translating to MAGRVDGKVAFITGAARGQGRSHAIRLAQEGADIIAVDICEDIPDSPYAGATESDLAETVQQVEALGRRIVARKADVRDYAGLQQVVDDGVARLGRLDIVCANAGIAGITSRPQSVWEYDAATWQTMIDINLTGVWHTAKAAVPHLLANNGGSVILTSSAAGQKAYANIGHYVAAKHGVIGLMRALALELSPHGIRANAVNPTQVDTPMIQNEAMRRLFRPDLEHPTKEDFAPASQTVNALPIPWVDSVDVSNAVLFLASDDSRYITGVALPVDAGSLLK from the coding sequence ATGGCGGGACGCGTCGACGGCAAGGTCGCCTTCATCACTGGTGCGGCGCGCGGTCAGGGACGCAGCCACGCGATCCGGTTGGCGCAGGAGGGCGCCGACATCATCGCGGTGGACATCTGCGAGGACATCCCGGACAGTCCCTATGCGGGAGCCACCGAGTCCGACCTCGCCGAGACGGTGCAACAGGTCGAGGCCCTGGGCCGCCGCATCGTGGCGAGGAAGGCCGACGTCCGCGACTACGCGGGGCTGCAGCAGGTGGTCGACGACGGCGTCGCTCGGCTCGGCAGGCTCGACATCGTCTGCGCCAACGCTGGAATCGCCGGGATCACCAGCCGGCCGCAGTCGGTCTGGGAGTACGACGCCGCAACGTGGCAGACGATGATCGACATCAACCTGACCGGGGTGTGGCACACGGCGAAGGCGGCGGTTCCGCACCTCCTCGCGAACAACGGCGGCTCGGTCATTCTCACCAGTTCGGCGGCGGGGCAGAAGGCGTACGCGAATATCGGGCACTACGTCGCGGCCAAGCACGGCGTGATCGGATTGATGCGTGCGCTCGCGCTGGAATTGTCGCCGCACGGCATCCGTGCCAACGCGGTGAATCCCACACAGGTGGACACGCCCATGATCCAGAACGAGGCTATGCGCCGGCTGTTCCGGCCCGATCTCGAACATCCGACGAAAGAGGATTTCGCGCCGGCCTCGCAAACGGTGAACGCGCTCCCGATCCCCTGGGTGGATTCCGTGGACGTCAGCAACGCCGTGCTCTTTCTGGCCTCCGACGACTCCCGGTACATCACCGGTGTGGCTCTGCCGGTAGACGCGGGTTCCCTCCTCAAATAA
- a CDS encoding nuclear transport factor 2 family protein codes for MSLTDAQLTELWDKQALHDNLMMYVRGADRHDRELMRSTYWPDSFDDHGGYVGDGQGWADAAMTWHDKIYSCNHHVSNVLSEIDGNRARRESMFVCVVPFEEPEVTMFQAGRYRDLCEKRDGVWKILHRTCVWDWIDVRPINSDWDIVNVPRVSHWGAWYPEDPIYLDWIESPPTEFPR; via the coding sequence ATGTCGCTGACAGATGCACAGTTGACCGAACTGTGGGACAAACAGGCGCTCCACGACAACCTGATGATGTATGTGCGGGGTGCGGACCGGCACGACCGCGAGCTGATGAGGTCGACGTACTGGCCGGACTCCTTCGACGACCACGGTGGTTACGTCGGCGACGGCCAGGGGTGGGCCGATGCGGCCATGACCTGGCACGACAAGATCTACAGCTGCAACCATCACGTCTCCAACGTCCTGTCCGAGATCGACGGCAACCGGGCCAGGCGCGAGAGCATGTTCGTGTGCGTGGTCCCGTTCGAAGAGCCCGAGGTGACCATGTTCCAGGCCGGCCGCTACCGCGACCTGTGCGAGAAACGGGACGGCGTGTGGAAGATCCTGCACCGCACCTGCGTCTGGGACTGGATCGACGTCAGGCCGATCAACTCGGACTGGGACATCGTCAACGTGCCTCGCGTGTCGCACTGGGGAGCCTGGTATCCCGAGGATCCGATCTACCTGGACTGGATCGAGAGCCCGCCGACCGAATTCCCCCGGTAG
- a CDS encoding alcohol dehydrogenase catalytic domain-containing protein, producing the protein METPHAGPGEVVVDIRAAGLCASDMGALHEPEWMASFPRLPMTLGHENAGVISEVGPGMDRWQVGDRVGLSPSMPDGDAIGYGAWDGGYGPKVRATEANLVRLPEELSFELGAVATDAGLTAYHAMVALGGAKEGMRIGVIGLGGLGYLGARIAVLTGAEVYAAETNSATRELAAEIGLAGVAESIGEFADKNLTLIVDYAGFGTTTAQAVRTLAKSGTLVQVGLGRPESTVDTQAIVFKQLQILGSLSGTRQDLTELYELMRGGELEPPIHRITPDRIPEGLELLRQGGVVGRLVALYED; encoded by the coding sequence GTGGAAACACCACACGCGGGCCCGGGCGAGGTCGTCGTCGACATTCGAGCAGCCGGACTGTGCGCCTCCGATATGGGCGCGCTCCACGAGCCGGAATGGATGGCGTCGTTCCCGCGGCTGCCGATGACACTCGGGCACGAGAACGCCGGCGTGATCAGCGAGGTCGGCCCCGGGATGGACCGATGGCAGGTCGGTGACCGGGTGGGGCTGTCGCCGTCGATGCCCGACGGCGATGCCATCGGCTACGGCGCCTGGGACGGCGGCTACGGGCCCAAGGTGCGCGCCACCGAGGCAAATCTCGTCCGGCTGCCGGAGGAGCTTTCCTTCGAACTGGGAGCGGTGGCGACCGATGCGGGCCTGACGGCGTATCACGCCATGGTCGCGCTCGGCGGCGCGAAGGAGGGCATGCGGATCGGAGTGATCGGCCTCGGAGGTCTCGGATACCTCGGCGCCCGCATCGCCGTACTGACGGGTGCCGAGGTATATGCCGCCGAAACGAACTCGGCCACAAGGGAACTGGCCGCCGAGATCGGACTGGCGGGCGTAGCCGAATCGATCGGCGAGTTCGCGGACAAGAACTTGACGCTGATCGTGGACTACGCCGGCTTCGGGACCACTACCGCCCAGGCAGTACGGACACTCGCCAAATCCGGAACACTGGTGCAGGTCGGTCTGGGCCGACCGGAGTCCACTGTGGACACCCAGGCGATCGTCTTCAAACAGCTACAGATCCTCGGCTCGCTGTCGGGCACCCGGCAGGACCTTACCGAGTTGTACGAGCTCATGCGCGGCGGCGAACTCGAGCCGCCGATCCACCGGATCACACCGGACCGCATCCCCGAAGGACTGGAGCTTCTCCGGCAGGGTGGGGTCGTGGGACGCCTCGTCGCCCTCTACGAGGACTGA
- a CDS encoding NAD(P)/FAD-dependent oxidoreductase, with product MNSVDYDAVVVGAGAGGIYAVHKLTQEGFRVIAFEGAPEVGGVWYHNRYPGARVDIESYFYCFPDEELYPRWSWKERYPAQPEILAYLNFAADTWGIRPHIRFSTWVTGAQWEPDAHRYRVRTSSGESVTGRYLIMASGQLSKARTPAFPGLEDYRGRWVQTSHWPTDHVETAGKRIAVIGTGSSGVQAVPALARDADNVTVFQRTAHYSVPAHNGPLDQQKYSDLAGRVGEMREEILHHPTGSDIPLGAGPAGAYSPDEQQALLRERWARGGHTMNAVFTDQGTDIHANTIVADFVRQHVRDTVRDPATADILTPHAYPIGTRRLCVDTGYYEAFNQSNVHLIDINADPIERITANGIRTRDHDLEFDLIVFALGFNAFTGALDEANIRNEFGEQPTDRWNRGPRTLLGLMTRGFPNLFLLTGPGSPSVLANMILDNVQHVDFVADLLRHMGERGHTRVEPEEKAQDEWTAHVADAASTLLRLNVENYMVHVNRDGTRVFMPYVAGLDRYVAECEKVAADDFAGFALS from the coding sequence ATGAATTCGGTGGATTATGACGCCGTGGTGGTCGGTGCCGGTGCGGGCGGTATCTACGCTGTGCACAAGCTGACCCAGGAGGGGTTTCGGGTCATCGCATTCGAGGGTGCGCCCGAAGTGGGCGGCGTCTGGTATCACAACCGCTATCCGGGAGCGCGCGTCGACATCGAAAGCTACTTCTATTGCTTTCCGGACGAGGAGCTGTATCCACGCTGGTCCTGGAAGGAACGCTATCCGGCGCAACCCGAGATCCTGGCCTATCTGAACTTCGCCGCCGATACCTGGGGAATCCGCCCGCACATCCGCTTCTCGACATGGGTCACCGGTGCACAGTGGGAGCCGGACGCGCACCGCTATCGCGTGCGCACCAGCAGCGGCGAGTCGGTCACGGGACGCTATCTGATCATGGCGTCCGGACAGCTCTCGAAGGCTCGCACGCCGGCCTTTCCCGGACTCGAGGATTACCGCGGTCGCTGGGTCCAGACCTCCCATTGGCCGACCGACCACGTGGAGACGGCGGGTAAACGCATCGCCGTCATCGGAACCGGCTCCTCCGGCGTCCAGGCGGTGCCGGCGCTGGCGCGGGACGCCGACAACGTCACCGTCTTCCAACGCACCGCGCACTACTCGGTGCCCGCGCACAACGGTCCGCTCGATCAGCAGAAGTACTCGGATCTCGCCGGCCGGGTCGGCGAGATGCGAGAGGAGATCCTGCACCATCCGACCGGCTCGGACATACCGCTCGGCGCCGGCCCGGCAGGCGCCTACTCGCCGGACGAGCAGCAGGCGCTGCTACGGGAGCGCTGGGCCCGCGGCGGGCACACGATGAACGCGGTCTTCACCGACCAGGGCACCGATATCCACGCGAACACCATCGTGGCCGACTTCGTCCGGCAGCACGTGCGCGACACCGTGCGGGACCCGGCAACGGCCGACATCCTCACGCCGCATGCCTATCCCATCGGCACGCGGCGCCTGTGCGTGGACACCGGCTACTACGAGGCGTTCAATCAGAGCAATGTGCATCTGATCGATATCAACGCCGATCCCATAGAGCGAATCACCGCGAACGGCATACGAACTCGCGACCACGATCTCGAGTTCGATCTGATCGTGTTCGCGCTGGGATTCAACGCATTCACCGGCGCCCTCGACGAGGCGAACATTCGCAACGAATTCGGGGAGCAACCGACCGACCGGTGGAACCGCGGGCCACGAACCCTCCTCGGGCTGATGACGCGGGGGTTCCCGAATCTGTTCCTGCTGACCGGCCCCGGAAGCCCCTCGGTGCTGGCCAACATGATTCTGGACAATGTCCAGCACGTCGACTTCGTCGCCGACCTGCTGCGCCACATGGGCGAGCGGGGCCACACCCGAGTCGAACCCGAGGAAAAGGCCCAGGACGAGTGGACCGCCCATGTCGCCGACGCCGCCTCCACCCTGCTCCGGCTCAACGTCGAGAACTACATGGTGCACGTGAACCGCGACGGCACCAGGGTTTTCATGCCGTATGTAGCGGGACTCGATCGATACGTCGCCGAATGCGAGAAAGTCGCTGCCGACGACTTCGCCGGGTTCGCCCTCTCCTGA
- a CDS encoding CocE/NonD family hydrolase, whose protein sequence is MDVVIEKNLRVAMRDGVELATDVYRPATGGPFPTLLERIPYNKESYGMISGWVDVLRAAREGFAVVVQDTRGRYQSGGTFRPFADERTDGADTIAWAAGQAWSTGSVGMFGSSYTGATQWLAAAERPPALTTISAAVTSRDYYDNWLYQGGAFRLGFALQWVTSALGPGELLRNAAAEEGHVTDLRRMLDNMEEVFRTLPAREHPTLTTIAPYLAEWLDHPERDDYWERLSARGPAVPDIPVLNIGGWHDLFLGGTIDNYLALRTRTAGPDARRQRLIIGPWAHGATSGVFPERAFGMRAGFDGADITGMQLTWFEEHMTGAPAATPSSPVRIFVMGPDVWRDEPDWPLPDTEYVDYFLGSATDARTSGGDGTLSTSTGSATVSDSFAYDPADPVVTCGGATFLPGLFIGANAGPRDQTRTEARPDVLCYTSEPLDRSLEVTGPVRARLHVSSSAVDTDFTATLVDVSPDGRAELVCDGILRCRYRTSTTGPEFLEPGAVYEIEVDLVATAYVFAAGHRLRLDVSSSNFPKFDRNPNAAVPVADAGPADLVVATNTVWHDSTRPSRLVLPVVRRSA, encoded by the coding sequence ATGGACGTGGTCATCGAGAAGAATCTCCGGGTGGCGATGCGCGACGGCGTCGAACTCGCCACCGATGTCTACCGTCCGGCCACCGGCGGACCCTTTCCCACGCTGCTCGAACGCATCCCGTACAACAAGGAGAGCTACGGGATGATCAGCGGCTGGGTCGATGTGCTGCGCGCGGCGCGCGAGGGTTTCGCGGTCGTCGTCCAGGACACGCGGGGCCGGTACCAGAGCGGCGGAACCTTTCGTCCATTCGCCGACGAGCGGACCGACGGCGCGGACACCATCGCGTGGGCCGCCGGCCAGGCGTGGTCCACGGGGTCGGTCGGGATGTTCGGCAGCTCCTATACCGGCGCCACACAGTGGCTGGCCGCCGCCGAGCGACCGCCTGCCCTCACCACCATATCGGCGGCCGTCACCAGCAGGGACTACTACGACAACTGGCTGTACCAGGGCGGCGCGTTCCGCCTGGGATTCGCCTTGCAGTGGGTCACGTCGGCGCTCGGCCCCGGTGAGCTGTTGCGCAACGCCGCTGCCGAGGAAGGGCACGTCACCGACCTGCGGCGAATGCTCGACAACATGGAGGAAGTGTTCCGCACGCTGCCGGCGCGCGAGCACCCCACGCTGACCACGATCGCGCCGTACCTCGCGGAGTGGCTGGATCATCCGGAGCGCGACGACTACTGGGAGCGTCTTTCGGCCCGTGGCCCGGCCGTCCCGGATATCCCGGTACTCAACATCGGCGGATGGCACGACCTGTTCCTGGGCGGCACGATCGACAACTATCTCGCCCTGCGGACTCGCACGGCAGGACCGGACGCGCGGCGCCAGCGACTGATCATCGGTCCGTGGGCGCACGGCGCGACCAGCGGGGTGTTCCCGGAGCGCGCCTTCGGGATGCGGGCCGGGTTCGACGGGGCGGACATCACCGGCATGCAACTCACCTGGTTCGAGGAACACATGACGGGCGCGCCCGCGGCGACGCCGTCGAGCCCGGTGCGGATCTTCGTCATGGGGCCCGATGTCTGGCGCGACGAGCCGGATTGGCCCCTGCCGGACACCGAGTACGTCGACTACTTCCTCGGCAGCGCAACCGATGCGCGAACCAGCGGTGGTGACGGCACGCTGTCCACCTCGACCGGATCGGCGACGGTCTCCGACTCCTTCGCCTACGACCCGGCCGACCCGGTCGTCACCTGCGGCGGCGCGACGTTCTTGCCGGGCCTGTTCATCGGAGCCAACGCGGGACCGCGGGATCAGACGCGGACCGAGGCCCGTCCGGATGTGCTGTGCTACACCAGCGAGCCGCTCGACCGGTCGCTGGAGGTGACCGGCCCGGTCCGCGCGAGACTGCACGTCTCGTCGAGCGCGGTCGACACCGACTTCACGGCGACGCTGGTGGACGTCTCCCCGGACGGCCGGGCCGAACTCGTGTGCGACGGCATCCTGCGATGCCGCTATCGGACGTCTACGACGGGTCCGGAATTCCTGGAGCCGGGCGCTGTCTACGAGATCGAAGTCGACCTCGTCGCCACCGCGTACGTGTTCGCCGCCGGGCACCGCCTGCGGCTGGACGTGTCCAGCAGCAACTTCCCGAAGTTCGACCGCAATCCCAACGCCGCCGTTCCGGTCGCCGACGCCGGCCCCGCCGACCTGGTGGTCGCCACCAACACGGTGTGGCACGACAGCACCCGGCCGTCGCGGCTCGTGCTTCCGGTCGTCCGGCGATCGGCGTAA
- a CDS encoding mycofactocin-coupled SDR family oxidoreductase: MAGRMDGKVVFITGAARGQGRAHAVRLAEEGADIIAIDICASIPTVVQYDGATAADLEETVRLVEARGRRIVAEQADVRDVARLDEVVRAGVAELGRLDGVVANAGIEIFKPWDKFSEQEFRDVIDVNLIGVWNTVRATAPVLVDAGAGGSIVLISSGNGLKGGPFNLAYTASKYAVNGIGKTLAAELGKHRIRVNTVHPGPVDTEMSRHIAPAFGEIAAGNEALLGTYAHFHPDNMMDPTEISHAVVYLLSDESTWTSALSMAVDGGVTAF, encoded by the coding sequence ATGGCTGGACGCATGGACGGCAAGGTCGTCTTCATCACCGGCGCCGCACGCGGTCAGGGCCGCGCCCATGCGGTCCGCCTCGCGGAGGAGGGCGCGGACATCATCGCGATCGACATCTGTGCGTCGATCCCCACGGTCGTCCAGTACGACGGCGCCACGGCGGCGGACCTCGAGGAGACGGTGCGCCTCGTCGAGGCACGCGGTAGGCGAATCGTCGCAGAACAGGCCGACGTGCGGGACGTCGCGCGGCTCGACGAGGTCGTGCGCGCCGGAGTAGCCGAGCTCGGTCGGCTCGACGGTGTCGTCGCCAACGCCGGCATCGAAATCTTCAAGCCCTGGGACAAGTTCAGCGAGCAGGAATTCCGGGACGTCATCGACGTCAATCTCATCGGAGTGTGGAATACGGTGCGGGCCACCGCGCCGGTCCTTGTCGACGCCGGTGCGGGCGGGTCGATCGTCCTCATTTCGTCGGGCAACGGACTCAAGGGCGGTCCGTTCAATCTCGCCTATACCGCGTCGAAGTACGCCGTGAACGGGATCGGGAAAACCCTCGCCGCCGAACTCGGCAAACACCGCATCCGGGTCAACACGGTGCACCCGGGGCCGGTCGATACGGAGATGTCCCGGCACATCGCCCCCGCATTCGGCGAGATCGCCGCCGGCAACGAGGCACTGCTGGGCACCTACGCCCACTTCCACCCGGACAACATGATGGATCCCACCGAGATCTCGCACGCCGTCGTATATCTGCTCTCCGACGAATCGACCTGGACGTCGGCACTCTCGATGGCCGTCGACGGCGGCGTCACGGCGTTTTGA
- a CDS encoding AraC family transcriptional regulator, with amino-acid sequence MKFNSYQNLRVANFSVHALCRLLEEANLDWRTALAEADIDPDAVNRPGGTIPAKKELAFQLRFVELTRERADLWVRAARAYTTATVGARGMALATAPTIAAWVEVVSAADYAPGLLDITPLRTSDDTVTGIEYTYPEAPEELLPFSAYREVYVTTRSFAWLYGGPFPFTRIEFPLPEISPDVLTYVSCQVDCGSDVLRLWWDPAISSEELPFGNAFQHAAWVKADTEVLESFRATDDWPDTVARAIRAAPALNRKLANVAAALQVSPRTLQRKLELTGHDFARLRDEILGDLASDMLSNTDHSVSRISRTLGYKDAASFTIAFKRWRGMPPTAYREASHYRNNSSSEE; translated from the coding sequence ATGAAGTTCAACTCGTATCAGAACCTGCGCGTCGCGAACTTCAGCGTCCATGCGCTGTGCCGGCTCCTCGAGGAGGCGAATCTCGACTGGCGAACGGCACTCGCCGAGGCGGACATCGACCCCGACGCGGTGAACCGCCCGGGGGGCACTATTCCCGCGAAGAAGGAGTTGGCCTTCCAACTCCGGTTCGTCGAGCTGACAAGAGAGCGTGCCGACCTGTGGGTGCGCGCCGCGCGCGCCTACACCACGGCCACCGTCGGCGCACGCGGAATGGCCCTCGCCACCGCGCCGACCATCGCGGCCTGGGTGGAAGTCGTCAGCGCAGCGGATTACGCCCCCGGGCTCCTCGACATCACACCACTGCGGACCTCGGACGACACGGTGACGGGGATCGAGTACACCTACCCCGAGGCTCCGGAGGAGTTGCTCCCGTTCAGCGCCTACCGCGAGGTCTATGTCACCACCCGGTCGTTCGCGTGGCTGTACGGCGGCCCGTTCCCCTTCACTCGTATCGAGTTCCCACTGCCGGAGATCTCGCCCGACGTCTTGACGTATGTCTCCTGCCAGGTCGACTGCGGCTCCGACGTGCTGCGGCTGTGGTGGGACCCGGCGATATCGTCGGAAGAGCTTCCCTTCGGTAACGCCTTCCAGCATGCGGCCTGGGTCAAGGCGGATACCGAGGTTCTCGAGTCGTTCCGGGCGACCGACGACTGGCCCGACACCGTCGCCAGAGCCATCAGGGCCGCGCCCGCGCTCAACCGCAAACTGGCGAATGTGGCCGCCGCGCTACAGGTCTCCCCACGCACCCTGCAGCGCAAGCTCGAACTGACCGGTCACGACTTCGCCCGGCTGCGAGACGAGATCCTGGGCGATCTCGCCTCCGATATGCTCTCGAATACCGATCACTCGGTATCGCGGATATCCCGCACGCTGGGCTACAAGGACGCGGCCAGCTTCACGATCGCCTTCAAGCGGTGGCGGGGGATGCCTCCGACCGCGTACCGGGAGGCGTCGCACTACAGGAACAACAGCAGCTCCGAGGAGTAG
- a CDS encoding LLM class flavin-dependent oxidoreductase — protein MLWAPETTRIWRRSSMSVPEMTRSDAAREFVADHTVERDRRPMVDGPNKFKFAIFGANVSTGQGGLTLAENTIALGNWDEVRGLAEKADRYGVEGFIPIARWQGLSGPDRPWGRQHETFTWAAGLAATTRNIQIFATCHVPFVHPLMAAKMSATVDHISGGRMGLNAVAGYHQPEYRMFGLELPEHDKRYEMAEEWMTIVERLWSDEGDEFEFDFDGEFFELAGAQAYPKPVQSPGPMVMSAGASPAGQKFAFEHANILFIMVADVDSSTAVTQKVRASADEAGRPDLGLWAGVHIVCKDTEKEAQDYVKYVVDEKGDWESAVRYQQILASGDARSMRWEDYKRDKDFKKDESVRTFMRAGLVPLVGTPEMIVEGLQKLSDAGIAGVCTGLVDYDEGLDRLNEQIFPLMRSAGLRA, from the coding sequence GTGCTGTGGGCGCCTGAAACCACGAGAATCTGGAGAAGAAGTTCAATGAGTGTCCCCGAAATGACCCGAAGCGACGCTGCGCGGGAATTTGTCGCCGATCACACCGTCGAACGCGATCGACGACCCATGGTCGACGGACCGAACAAATTCAAATTCGCGATTTTCGGGGCGAACGTTTCTACCGGTCAGGGCGGCCTGACGCTCGCCGAGAACACGATCGCGCTCGGCAATTGGGACGAGGTTCGGGGCCTTGCCGAAAAGGCGGACAGGTACGGCGTCGAGGGGTTCATCCCGATCGCGCGATGGCAGGGGCTTTCCGGTCCCGATCGGCCGTGGGGCAGGCAGCACGAGACGTTCACCTGGGCGGCGGGTCTGGCAGCGACGACGCGGAACATCCAGATCTTCGCCACCTGCCACGTCCCGTTCGTGCACCCGCTCATGGCGGCGAAGATGAGCGCCACGGTCGATCACATCAGTGGCGGTCGGATGGGCCTGAACGCTGTCGCCGGCTACCACCAGCCGGAGTACAGGATGTTCGGTCTCGAACTCCCCGAGCACGACAAGCGCTACGAGATGGCCGAAGAATGGATGACGATCGTCGAGCGACTCTGGTCCGATGAGGGCGATGAATTCGAGTTCGACTTCGACGGCGAGTTCTTCGAGCTGGCGGGCGCGCAGGCCTACCCCAAGCCCGTTCAATCGCCCGGGCCCATGGTGATGAGTGCGGGCGCGAGCCCGGCGGGTCAGAAATTCGCGTTCGAACACGCCAACATCCTGTTCATCATGGTCGCCGACGTGGACAGCAGCACAGCGGTCACGCAGAAAGTTCGAGCGAGTGCCGACGAGGCGGGGCGGCCGGATCTCGGGCTGTGGGCGGGCGTCCATATCGTGTGCAAGGACACCGAGAAAGAGGCGCAGGACTACGTGAAGTACGTCGTCGACGAAAAGGGCGACTGGGAGAGCGCCGTTCGCTATCAGCAGATCCTCGCCTCGGGTGATGCCCGCAGCATGCGCTGGGAGGACTACAAGCGGGACAAGGACTTCAAGAAGGACGAATCCGTCCGCACCTTCATGCGGGCCGGGCTCGTTCCACTGGTGGGTACGCCGGAGATGATCGTCGAGGGGCTCCAGAAGCTGTCCGACGCCGGTATAGCGGGTGTCTGCACCGGGCTGGTCGACTACGACGAGGGGCTGGATCGCTTGAACGAGCAGATTTTCCCGCTGATGCGCAGCGCCGGGCTCCGCGCCTGA
- a CDS encoding cupin domain-containing protein, whose protein sequence is MNFPDPKEFRLVVAGTTDSGEADFLEVGGPALINMPGIADGAFYWAVADGHSKENIGGPPSRVQLAGPNGSTFGVSSFPARSAGNELDPEQLDPSMSGTGDDGDPNMHASDTIDYEVVISGKVDLELPGGKVRTLGPGDLLVLAGVPHAWKNPYDEDCVYIVVTIGYNDGH, encoded by the coding sequence ATGAATTTTCCGGATCCGAAAGAATTCCGCCTGGTCGTTGCGGGAACCACCGACTCGGGCGAAGCCGACTTCCTGGAGGTCGGCGGTCCGGCGCTGATCAATATGCCGGGCATCGCCGACGGGGCCTTTTACTGGGCCGTAGCGGACGGGCACAGTAAAGAGAACATCGGCGGGCCTCCCAGCCGCGTTCAATTGGCCGGGCCGAATGGTTCGACGTTCGGTGTGAGCAGTTTCCCGGCGCGCTCGGCCGGAAACGAGCTGGATCCCGAGCAACTCGATCCGAGTATGTCCGGTACCGGCGATGACGGCGACCCCAACATGCACGCGAGCGACACGATCGATTACGAGGTCGTGATCTCGGGGAAGGTGGATCTCGAACTCCCCGGTGGCAAGGTGCGAACTCTCGGACCCGGCGACCTGCTCGTCCTGGCCGGCGTGCCCCACGCCTGGAAGAACCCGTACGACGAGGATTGTGTCTACATCGTCGTGACGATCGGCTACAACGACGGGCACTAG
- a CDS encoding oxaloacetate decarboxylase: MGPSSPGAALREIFERPETVVMPFGSLPIHAQMAQHAEFEAFELSGGMSAWWAEGASDVGWLTLTEVVAHARRVARSVDIPVYCDADTGFGAPINVQRTVAEFIDAGVAGIHIEDQREPKKSGGTTGIELVSDAEAIGRLNAAVDARDRLDADFVIVARTDGFGAAGGSVDEAIRRARLYRAETGVDAIFFEGFQTWQQAELALRETPGPSYVMGADLIGRRPLAELTAVGQAIEAVPFVLPGVHEVWRLLLDIKEAGDATPFAAYVEKMNEAKGTAYDFGWGARLGRPSAEYVRGTEEKYLPAEAQRDYVNTPNA; encoded by the coding sequence ATGGGTCCGAGTTCGCCCGGTGCGGCGCTACGCGAAATATTCGAGCGGCCCGAAACAGTTGTCATGCCGTTCGGCTCGCTACCGATCCACGCTCAGATGGCCCAGCACGCGGAATTCGAGGCGTTCGAGCTTTCGGGCGGTATGTCGGCGTGGTGGGCCGAGGGTGCTTCCGATGTCGGCTGGCTGACCTTGACCGAGGTGGTGGCGCACGCGAGGCGCGTGGCGCGAAGTGTCGACATCCCCGTGTATTGCGACGCCGATACGGGGTTCGGTGCCCCGATCAACGTCCAGCGCACGGTCGCGGAGTTCATCGATGCCGGCGTGGCCGGTATCCATATCGAGGATCAGCGGGAGCCCAAGAAGTCCGGCGGGACGACCGGAATCGAACTGGTATCGGACGCGGAAGCGATCGGACGGCTGAACGCGGCGGTCGACGCGCGTGACCGCCTGGACGCCGACTTCGTCATCGTCGCGCGCACCGACGGATTCGGTGCTGCCGGCGGCAGTGTCGACGAGGCGATTCGGCGGGCACGGCTCTACCGTGCCGAGACGGGCGTCGATGCCATCTTCTTCGAGGGTTTCCAGACGTGGCAGCAGGCCGAACTGGCGCTGCGAGAAACGCCCGGGCCGAGCTACGTGATGGGTGCGGATCTCATCGGTCGGCGGCCGCTCGCCGAGCTGACCGCGGTGGGGCAGGCGATCGAGGCAGTGCCGTTCGTGCTGCCCGGCGTTCATGAGGTGTGGCGCTTGCTCCTGGACATCAAGGAAGCGGGCGACGCTACTCCGTTCGCGGCCTATGTGGAGAAGATGAACGAAGCGAAGGGCACCGCTTACGACTTCGGCTGGGGCGCTCGCCTCGGGCGGCCGTCGGCGGAGTATGTGCGAGGCACGGAGGAAAAGTACCTTCCGGCCGAGGCGCAACGCGATTATGTCAATACCCCCAATGCCTAG